A single window of Periophthalmus magnuspinnatus isolate fPerMag1 chromosome 9, fPerMag1.2.pri, whole genome shotgun sequence DNA harbors:
- the nsd3 gene encoding histone-lysine N-methyltransferase NSD3 isoform X3, with protein sequence MDFSFSFMQGIMGNTIQQPPQLIDSANIRQEGTCDTGSDPGEDGPSYNTALDAEFSYPSSASEDMPQVPNGYPSSLGLYEPQTKFSLYSQFPNGSANGYGAIRGYGEHGLLPGEGTVLRGPGLQDRPLSPISPPLPTHHSHIHHQHQSHHHHLHTHHAPHYHTNQPHIHQHSSPPPLPSQHHLSHTPHIMSHTLPPPPPLHLPSSSPPPSLVDSTPSSQPSHTLSNAPSGVLKKTSSPEIKLKIIKTYQNGKELFESALCGDLLQELQKESQKKTAGQMQRRHERKKEKRKKTAKLQQHVQQNSLDQCTKQSGTTSQTEDTQLLLPQREGPTAQSGKPQKTVIKAEPKMPKAKSQQVVKVHHPSVIQETGFCKEFVIGDLVWSKVGTYPWWPCMVSSDPQMKVHTRINTRGHREYHVQFFGSVAERAWIHEKRIVTYQGKQQFDELQAETLRKTTNQVEKQKLLKPIPQRERAQWEVGVGHAEDAFKMTRQERIDNYTFIYVDPDPNEAPPPKKPNIKPEKRTRRSSGSMNKREDGGVKSPDREAVPRRLQPRRQCSISNTDNNQSSNDESSQKEEPASPNHKTNSDGQTQEESPPPVRAWKTAAARKLLPLSITMKRLNVEITKCDWPLLQKKTVSSPKKETEKEEPVEKELRQPDLGYCSPEQDSQAKPEPSPEDEEDEEDGEDAEEETEADERRDSPVSQSEEGGAQPSSSPGSPPSSPHGSQERKLQRRSVRSRSESERGSDVVPKKKTKKEQAEMAPETTQKTGSQKGASEISDACKPLKKRSRASTDVEITSSQYRDTSDSDSRGLSDPQGLFGKSLDSPAAADADASDTQSVDSGLSRQDSSTGKSDTVCQICEVYGEGLVVCEGDCNKHFHLECLGLTSLPEGRFTCSECKSGNHPCFSCKTTGSEVTRCSVSGCGCYYHMDCVRKLPGTTNSQEGGFCCPQHCCSTCCLERDMQRATKGRLMRCIRCPIAYHTGDSCVAAGSVVLTHHMMICSSHSSTKKNGLLTSPVNVGWCFLCDRATKKNIGKGGKLLCCDSCPASFHPECLEMELPDGPWSCSDCKAGRKPHYKQIVWVKLGNYRWWPAEICNPRLVPSNIQSLRHDIGDFPVFFFGSHDYYWINQGRVFPYVDNDKNFVTGQINVNKTFKKALEEAARRFQELKAQRESREALEQERHSRKPPPYKFIKSNKPVGKVQMHVADLSEVPRCNCRPTDEHPCGLDSQCLNRMLQYECHPQVCPAGESCENQCFSKRLYAETEVFKTEVCGWGLRTNQMLRKGDFVTEYVGEVIDSEECQQRIKQAHENHVTNFYMLTLTKDRVIDAGPKGNSSRFMNHSCSPNCETQKWTVNGDVHIGLFALCDIEAGTELTFNYNLHCVGNRRTSCNCGSDNCSGYLGVQPTSALVLEKEEKAKNSKLKSKKRKLRPEGKQSHEYSCFCCGEAGELVMCDRKDCPKAYHLLCLSLTKPPYGRWECPWHDCNVCGSPASSLCEFCPRSFCPEHEAGSLTVSSLDERRCCSNHNPSNPLSSSPRSTQHPPLSHSHTRVKEEPNTEPGQHDSK encoded by the exons ATGgatttctccttctctttcatgCAAGGGATCATGGGAAATACAATTCAGCAACCCCCTCAGCTTATTGACTCGGCAAACATCAGACAGGAAGGCACCTGTGACACTGGTAGTGACCCTGGCGAGGATGGGCCCTCATATAACACTGCCCTGGATGCTGAGTTTTCCTACCCATCGTCTGCCTCAGAGGACATGCCTCAGGTTCCCAACGGCTATCCGTCTAGTTTGGGCCTTTACGAGCCACAGACCAAGTTTTCCTTGTACTCACAGTTTCCAAATGGGTCCGCGAATGGCTATGGCGCGATCCGGGGCTATGGAGAGCATGGCCTCTTACCCGGGGAGGGGACTGTCTTGAGGGGTCCTGGTCTTCAAGATAGACCCTTGTCCCCGATatcccctcctcttcccactCATCACTCCCATATCCACCACCAACATCAGTCTCACCATCATCACCTCCACACGCACCATGCTCCGCACTACCACACAAACCAGCCTCACATCCATCAGCACAGCTCCCCTCCACCACTGCCCTCTCAGCATCACTTGTCCCACACACCCCACATCATGAGCCATACTCTGCCCCCACCACCGCCCCTGCACCTGCCCTCATCCAGCCCACCTCCTTCCCTAGTGGACAGTACCCCCTCATCTCAACCATCCCATACACTGTCCAATGCTCCCAGTGGGGTACTAAAGAAAACCAGCTCCCCAGAGATCAAgctgaaaataattaaaacttaTCAGAATGGCAAAGAGCTCTTTGAGTCAGCGTTGTGTGGAGATCTGCTCCAAGAACTACAG AAGGAGTCGCAGAAAAAGACAGCTGGTCAGATGCAGCGCAGACATgaaaggaaaaaggaaaagaggaaaaagactGCCAAGCTGCAGCAGCACGTTCAGCAAAATAGCTTGGACCAGTGTACAAAACAGAGCGGTACAACCAgccagacagaggacacacaactCCTGCTCCCACAAAGAGAAGGACCCACAGCACAGTCGGGGAAGCCCCAAAAGACAGTTATCAAAGCTGAACCAAAGATGCCTAAAGCAAAGTCACAACAG GTTGTTAAAGTTCACCATCCTTCGGTGATCCAGGAAACGGGCTTCTGCAAGGAGTTTGTAATTGGAGACCTGGTGTGGTCCAAGGTGGGGACCTACCCCTGGTGGCCTTGTATGGTCTCATCAGATCCACAGATGAAGGTTCACACCCGCATCAACACAAGAG GTCACAGGGAATACCATGTCCAGTTTTTTGGGAGTGTAGCTGAACGTGCATGGATCCACGAGAAAAGGATTGTTACGTACCAGGGAAAGCAGCAATTTGATGAACTTCAAGCTGAAACGTTGCGCAAAACCACAAACCAAGTGGagaaacaaaag CTCCTGAAGCCTATCCCTCAACGTGAGCGTGCACAGTGGGAGGTTGGTGTAGGCCATGCTGAAGATGCCTTTAAAATGACGCGACAAGAGAGAATTGACAACTACACTTTCATCTACGTGGACCCTGATCCTAATGAAGCACCACCCCCCAAAAAACCTAACATCAAGCCAGAAAAACGCACCAGACGCTCCAGTGGGTCAATGAATAAAAGGGAGGATGGAGGAGTCAAGTCACCGGACCGAGAGGCAGTTCCTCGCAGACTGCAGCCTCGTAGACAGTGCAGCATTTCAAATACAGACAATAACCAGTCATCAAATGATGAGAGCAGTCAAAAGGAAGAGCCAGCATCACCGAACCACAAAACCAATTCAGATGGACAAACTCAAGAAgaatcacctccacctgtcaGAGCCTGGAAAACTGCAGCGGCGAGAAAATTGTTACCCCTTTCCATAACAATGAAAAGGTTAAATGTGGAAATTACAAAATGTGATTGGCCTCTTCTGCAGAAGAAAACTGTATCTTCCCCAAAAAAGGAAACTGAAAAAGAGGAGCCAGTAGAAAAAGAATTGCGACAGCCGGATCTGGGTTACTGTTCTCCAGAG CAGGACAGTCAGGCTAAACCAGAGCCTAGTCCCGAGGacgaggaggatgaagaggacggagaagatgcagaggaggagactgaggCTGATGAGAGGAGAGACTCTCCTGTCAGTCAAAGTGAGGAAGGAGGTGCCCAACCAAGCTCCTCCCCTGGATCTCCCCCCAGCAGTCCACATG GTTCTCAGGAGAGAAAGCTACAGAGACGGTCAGTAAGAAGCAGATCTGAGTCAGAGAGAGGCAGTGATGTTGTCCctaagaagaaaacaaaaaaggaaCAG GCTGAGATGGCTCCAGAGACAACTCAGAAAACTGGTTCACAAAAAG GAGCGAGTGAGATCTCTGATGCTTGTAAGCCCCTGAAGAAACGAAGTCGAGCGTCTACAGATGTGGAAATCACTTCTTCTCAGTACAGAGACACTTCAGATTCAGATTCTAGAGGCCTCAGTGATCCACAG GGATTGTTTGGTAAGAGTCTTGATAGTCCAGCTGCAGCAGATGCTGATGCCTCAGATACTCAGTCAGTGGACTCTGGATTATCGCGTCAGGACAGCAGCACAGGAAAAAGTGACACAGTCTGCCAG ATCTGTGAAGTCTATGGAGAGGGTCTTGTTGTCTGTGAAGGTGACTGCAACAAACACTTTCACTTAGAGTGCCTCGGTTTGACATCTTTACCTGAAGGCAGGTTTACCTGCTCGGAATGCAAAAGTG GCAATCATCCTTGTTTCAGTTGTAAAAcgacagggtcagaggtcactcgTTGCTCAGTGTCTGGATGTGGCTGTTACTATCACATGGACTGTGTTCGGAAGCTGCCTGGGACCACCAACAGTCAAGAGGGAGGCTTCTGCTGCCCTCAGCACTGCTGTTCAACCTGCTGCCTGGAGAGAGACATGCAGCGAGCCACCAAAG GTCGTCTGATGCGCTGTATCCGATGTCCTATCGCCTACCACACTGGAGATAGCTGTGTGGCTGCAGGGAGTGTGGTCCTCACCCATCACATGATGATCTGCAGCAGCCACAGCAGCACCAAGAAGAACGGCCTCCTCACTTCACCTGTGAATGTGGGCTGGTGCTTTTTGTGTGACAGAG CTACCAAAAAGAATATTGGGAAAG GGGGCAAGTTGCTGTGCTGTGACTCTTGCCCGGCCTCCTTCCACCCGGAGTGTTTGGAGATGGAGCTACCAGACGGGCCGTGGTCTTGCAGTGACTGCAAAGCCGGGAGGAAACCTCATTACAAACAAATTGTGTGGGTCAAACTGGGTAATTACag GTGGTGGCCAGCTGAGATTTGCAATCCTCGCTTGGTGCCATCAAACATTCAGAGCCTTCGACATGACATTGGTGACTTTCCAGTCTTCTTCTTTGGCTCTCACGACTACTACTGGATCAATCAGGGACGTGTGTTTCCTTATGTAGATAATGATAAGAACTTTGTCACTGGTCAAattaatgtcaacaaaacatttaaaaaag CTCTTGAAGAAGCAGCACGGAGGTTTCAAGAACTTAAGGCTcaaagagagagtagagaggccTTAGAACAGGAACGCCACTCTCGCAAACCCCCACCATACAAGTTTATTAAG TCCAACAAACCAGTGGGCAAAGTCCAGATGCACGTAGCAGATTTATCGGAAGTCCCCCGGTGTAACTGCAGGCCCACAGATGAGCACCCATGTGGCCTGGACTCTCAGTGTCTGAACCGTATGCTGCAGTACGAGTGCCACCCACAG GTTTGCCCTGCAGGTGAGAGCTGTGAGAATCAGTGCTTCTCTAAGCGTCTGTACGCAGAGACAGAAGTGTTTAAGACCGAGGTCTGCGGCTGGGGCCTACGAACCAATCAGATGCTGAGAAAG GGTGACTTTGTGACTGAATATGTCGGCGAAGTAATTGACTCTGAGGAATGCCAACAGCGAATCAAACAGGCTCATGAAAATCATGTGACCAACTTCTACATGCTCACTCTTACAAAG GATCGTGTTATCGATGCTGGCCCAAAAGGAAATTCGTCTCGCTTTATGAACCACAGCTGCAGCCCGAACTGTGAAACTCAGAAATGGACAGTAAACGGAGATGTGCACATTGGGCTCTTTGCTCTTTGTGATATTGAAGCTG GAACAGAGCTGACATTCAACTACAACTTGCACTGTGTCGGGAACAGGAGGACATCATGTAACTGTGGATCAGACAACTGTTCTGGATACCTCGGGGTTCAGCCAACA AGTGCTCTAGTTttggaaaaagaggagaaggcTAAAAATTCCAAGTTAAAATCCAAGAAGCGGAAGCTGAGACCTGAGGGAAAACAGTCCCACGAGTACTCGTGTTTCTGTTGTGGAGAAGCCGGGGAGCTCGTCATGTGTGATCGCAAAGACTGTCCCAAAGCTTACCATCTCCTGTGTCTCAGCCTCACCAAGCCACCATACG ggcggTGGGAGTGTCCGTGGCATGACTGCAACGTGTGTGGGTCTCCAGCCTCTTCTTTGTGTGAGTTTTGCCCTCGATCTTTCTGCCCGGAGCATGAAGCAGGGTCCCTCACAGTCTCCTCACTGGACGAGCGCCGTTGTTGCTCCAATCACAACCCTTCTAACCCCCTGAGCAGCTCCCCTAGGTCCACCCAGCACCCCCCTCTGTCCCACAGCCACACCAGAGTTAAGGAGGAGCCCAACACGGAGCCTGGCCAACATGACTCAAAGTGA
- the nsd3 gene encoding histone-lysine N-methyltransferase NSD3 isoform X2 → MDFSFSFMQGIMGNTIQQPPQLIDSANIRQEGTCDTGSDPGEDGPSYNTALDAEFSYPSSASEDMPQVPNGYPSSLGLYEPQTKFSLYSQFPNGSANGYGAIRGYGEHGLLPGEGTVLRGPGLQDRPLSPISPPLPTHHSHIHHQHQSHHHHLHTHHAPHYHTNQPHIHQHSSPPPLPSQHHLSHTPHIMSHTLPPPPPLHLPSSSPPPSLVDSTPSSQPSHTLSNAPSGVLKKTSSPEIKLKIIKTYQNGKELFESALCGDLLQELQKESQKKTAGQMQRRHERKKEKRKKTAKLQQHVQQNSLDQCTKQSGTTSQTEDTQLLLPQREGPTAQSGKPQKTVIKAEPKMPKAKSQQVVKVHHPSVIQETGFCKEFVIGDLVWSKVGTYPWWPCMVSSDPQMKVHTRINTRGHREYHVQFFGSVAERAWIHEKRIVTYQGKQQFDELQAETLRKTTNQVEKQKLLKPIPQRERAQWEVGVGHAEDAFKMTRQERIDNYTFIYVDPDPNEAPPPKKPNIKPEKRTRRSSGSMNKREDGGVKSPDREAVPRRLQPRRQCSISNTDNNQSSNDESSQKEEPASPNHKTNSDGQTQEESPPPVRAWKTAAARKLLPLSITMKRLNVEITKCDWPLLQKKTVSSPKKETEKEEPVEKELRQPDLGYCSPEDSQAKPEPSPEDEEDEEDGEDAEEETEADERRDSPVSQSEEGGAQPSSSPGSPPSSPHGSQERKLQRRSVRSRSESERGSDVVPKKKTKKEQAEMAPETTQKTGSQKGASEISDACKPLKKRSRASTDVEITSSQYRDTSDSDSRGLSDPQGLFGKSLDSPAAADADASDTQSVDSGLSRQDSSTGKSDTVCQICEVYGEGLVVCEGDCNKHFHLECLGLTSLPEGRFTCSECKSGNHPCFSCKTTGSEVTRCSVSGCGCYYHMDCVRKLPGTTNSQEGGFCCPQHCCSTCCLERDMQRATKGRLMRCIRCPIAYHTGDSCVAAGSVVLTHHMMICSSHSSTKKNGLLTSPVNVGWCFLCDRGLLVQDLTDTILSSYAYKSHYLLTESNRAELKLPMIPSPSSATKKNIGKGGKLLCCDSCPASFHPECLEMELPDGPWSCSDCKAGRKPHYKQIVWVKLGNYRWWPAEICNPRLVPSNIQSLRHDIGDFPVFFFGSHDYYWINQGRVFPYVDNDKNFVTGQINVNKTFKKALEEAARRFQELKAQRESREALEQERHSRKPPPYKFIKSNKPVGKVQMHVADLSEVPRCNCRPTDEHPCGLDSQCLNRMLQYECHPQVCPAGESCENQCFSKRLYAETEVFKTEVCGWGLRTNQMLRKGDFVTEYVGEVIDSEECQQRIKQAHENHVTNFYMLTLTKDRVIDAGPKGNSSRFMNHSCSPNCETQKWTVNGDVHIGLFALCDIEAGTELTFNYNLHCVGNRRTSCNCGSDNCSGYLGVQPTSALVLEKEEKAKNSKLKSKKRKLRPEGKQSHEYSCFCCGEAGELVMCDRKDCPKAYHLLCLSLTKPPYGRWECPWHDCNVCGSPASSLCEFCPRSFCPEHEAGSLTVSSLDERRCCSNHNPSNPLSSSPRSTQHPPLSHSHTRVKEEPNTEPGQHDSK, encoded by the exons ATGgatttctccttctctttcatgCAAGGGATCATGGGAAATACAATTCAGCAACCCCCTCAGCTTATTGACTCGGCAAACATCAGACAGGAAGGCACCTGTGACACTGGTAGTGACCCTGGCGAGGATGGGCCCTCATATAACACTGCCCTGGATGCTGAGTTTTCCTACCCATCGTCTGCCTCAGAGGACATGCCTCAGGTTCCCAACGGCTATCCGTCTAGTTTGGGCCTTTACGAGCCACAGACCAAGTTTTCCTTGTACTCACAGTTTCCAAATGGGTCCGCGAATGGCTATGGCGCGATCCGGGGCTATGGAGAGCATGGCCTCTTACCCGGGGAGGGGACTGTCTTGAGGGGTCCTGGTCTTCAAGATAGACCCTTGTCCCCGATatcccctcctcttcccactCATCACTCCCATATCCACCACCAACATCAGTCTCACCATCATCACCTCCACACGCACCATGCTCCGCACTACCACACAAACCAGCCTCACATCCATCAGCACAGCTCCCCTCCACCACTGCCCTCTCAGCATCACTTGTCCCACACACCCCACATCATGAGCCATACTCTGCCCCCACCACCGCCCCTGCACCTGCCCTCATCCAGCCCACCTCCTTCCCTAGTGGACAGTACCCCCTCATCTCAACCATCCCATACACTGTCCAATGCTCCCAGTGGGGTACTAAAGAAAACCAGCTCCCCAGAGATCAAgctgaaaataattaaaacttaTCAGAATGGCAAAGAGCTCTTTGAGTCAGCGTTGTGTGGAGATCTGCTCCAAGAACTACAG AAGGAGTCGCAGAAAAAGACAGCTGGTCAGATGCAGCGCAGACATgaaaggaaaaaggaaaagaggaaaaagactGCCAAGCTGCAGCAGCACGTTCAGCAAAATAGCTTGGACCAGTGTACAAAACAGAGCGGTACAACCAgccagacagaggacacacaactCCTGCTCCCACAAAGAGAAGGACCCACAGCACAGTCGGGGAAGCCCCAAAAGACAGTTATCAAAGCTGAACCAAAGATGCCTAAAGCAAAGTCACAACAG GTTGTTAAAGTTCACCATCCTTCGGTGATCCAGGAAACGGGCTTCTGCAAGGAGTTTGTAATTGGAGACCTGGTGTGGTCCAAGGTGGGGACCTACCCCTGGTGGCCTTGTATGGTCTCATCAGATCCACAGATGAAGGTTCACACCCGCATCAACACAAGAG GTCACAGGGAATACCATGTCCAGTTTTTTGGGAGTGTAGCTGAACGTGCATGGATCCACGAGAAAAGGATTGTTACGTACCAGGGAAAGCAGCAATTTGATGAACTTCAAGCTGAAACGTTGCGCAAAACCACAAACCAAGTGGagaaacaaaag CTCCTGAAGCCTATCCCTCAACGTGAGCGTGCACAGTGGGAGGTTGGTGTAGGCCATGCTGAAGATGCCTTTAAAATGACGCGACAAGAGAGAATTGACAACTACACTTTCATCTACGTGGACCCTGATCCTAATGAAGCACCACCCCCCAAAAAACCTAACATCAAGCCAGAAAAACGCACCAGACGCTCCAGTGGGTCAATGAATAAAAGGGAGGATGGAGGAGTCAAGTCACCGGACCGAGAGGCAGTTCCTCGCAGACTGCAGCCTCGTAGACAGTGCAGCATTTCAAATACAGACAATAACCAGTCATCAAATGATGAGAGCAGTCAAAAGGAAGAGCCAGCATCACCGAACCACAAAACCAATTCAGATGGACAAACTCAAGAAgaatcacctccacctgtcaGAGCCTGGAAAACTGCAGCGGCGAGAAAATTGTTACCCCTTTCCATAACAATGAAAAGGTTAAATGTGGAAATTACAAAATGTGATTGGCCTCTTCTGCAGAAGAAAACTGTATCTTCCCCAAAAAAGGAAACTGAAAAAGAGGAGCCAGTAGAAAAAGAATTGCGACAGCCGGATCTGGGTTACTGTTCTCCAGAG GACAGTCAGGCTAAACCAGAGCCTAGTCCCGAGGacgaggaggatgaagaggacggagaagatgcagaggaggagactgaggCTGATGAGAGGAGAGACTCTCCTGTCAGTCAAAGTGAGGAAGGAGGTGCCCAACCAAGCTCCTCCCCTGGATCTCCCCCCAGCAGTCCACATG GTTCTCAGGAGAGAAAGCTACAGAGACGGTCAGTAAGAAGCAGATCTGAGTCAGAGAGAGGCAGTGATGTTGTCCctaagaagaaaacaaaaaaggaaCAG GCTGAGATGGCTCCAGAGACAACTCAGAAAACTGGTTCACAAAAAG GAGCGAGTGAGATCTCTGATGCTTGTAAGCCCCTGAAGAAACGAAGTCGAGCGTCTACAGATGTGGAAATCACTTCTTCTCAGTACAGAGACACTTCAGATTCAGATTCTAGAGGCCTCAGTGATCCACAG GGATTGTTTGGTAAGAGTCTTGATAGTCCAGCTGCAGCAGATGCTGATGCCTCAGATACTCAGTCAGTGGACTCTGGATTATCGCGTCAGGACAGCAGCACAGGAAAAAGTGACACAGTCTGCCAG ATCTGTGAAGTCTATGGAGAGGGTCTTGTTGTCTGTGAAGGTGACTGCAACAAACACTTTCACTTAGAGTGCCTCGGTTTGACATCTTTACCTGAAGGCAGGTTTACCTGCTCGGAATGCAAAAGTG GCAATCATCCTTGTTTCAGTTGTAAAAcgacagggtcagaggtcactcgTTGCTCAGTGTCTGGATGTGGCTGTTACTATCACATGGACTGTGTTCGGAAGCTGCCTGGGACCACCAACAGTCAAGAGGGAGGCTTCTGCTGCCCTCAGCACTGCTGTTCAACCTGCTGCCTGGAGAGAGACATGCAGCGAGCCACCAAAG GTCGTCTGATGCGCTGTATCCGATGTCCTATCGCCTACCACACTGGAGATAGCTGTGTGGCTGCAGGGAGTGTGGTCCTCACCCATCACATGATGATCTGCAGCAGCCACAGCAGCACCAAGAAGAACGGCCTCCTCACTTCACCTGTGAATGTGGGCTGGTGCTTTTTGTGTGACAGAG GGCTGTTAGTGCAAGACCTTACTGACACCATATTAAGTTCATATGCCTATAAGTCCCACTACCTTCTGACTGAGTCAAATCGTGCTGAGTTGAAATTACCTATGATTCCCTCTCCTTCGTCAGCTACCAAAAAGAATATTGGGAAAG GGGGCAAGTTGCTGTGCTGTGACTCTTGCCCGGCCTCCTTCCACCCGGAGTGTTTGGAGATGGAGCTACCAGACGGGCCGTGGTCTTGCAGTGACTGCAAAGCCGGGAGGAAACCTCATTACAAACAAATTGTGTGGGTCAAACTGGGTAATTACag GTGGTGGCCAGCTGAGATTTGCAATCCTCGCTTGGTGCCATCAAACATTCAGAGCCTTCGACATGACATTGGTGACTTTCCAGTCTTCTTCTTTGGCTCTCACGACTACTACTGGATCAATCAGGGACGTGTGTTTCCTTATGTAGATAATGATAAGAACTTTGTCACTGGTCAAattaatgtcaacaaaacatttaaaaaag CTCTTGAAGAAGCAGCACGGAGGTTTCAAGAACTTAAGGCTcaaagagagagtagagaggccTTAGAACAGGAACGCCACTCTCGCAAACCCCCACCATACAAGTTTATTAAG TCCAACAAACCAGTGGGCAAAGTCCAGATGCACGTAGCAGATTTATCGGAAGTCCCCCGGTGTAACTGCAGGCCCACAGATGAGCACCCATGTGGCCTGGACTCTCAGTGTCTGAACCGTATGCTGCAGTACGAGTGCCACCCACAG GTTTGCCCTGCAGGTGAGAGCTGTGAGAATCAGTGCTTCTCTAAGCGTCTGTACGCAGAGACAGAAGTGTTTAAGACCGAGGTCTGCGGCTGGGGCCTACGAACCAATCAGATGCTGAGAAAG GGTGACTTTGTGACTGAATATGTCGGCGAAGTAATTGACTCTGAGGAATGCCAACAGCGAATCAAACAGGCTCATGAAAATCATGTGACCAACTTCTACATGCTCACTCTTACAAAG GATCGTGTTATCGATGCTGGCCCAAAAGGAAATTCGTCTCGCTTTATGAACCACAGCTGCAGCCCGAACTGTGAAACTCAGAAATGGACAGTAAACGGAGATGTGCACATTGGGCTCTTTGCTCTTTGTGATATTGAAGCTG GAACAGAGCTGACATTCAACTACAACTTGCACTGTGTCGGGAACAGGAGGACATCATGTAACTGTGGATCAGACAACTGTTCTGGATACCTCGGGGTTCAGCCAACA AGTGCTCTAGTTttggaaaaagaggagaaggcTAAAAATTCCAAGTTAAAATCCAAGAAGCGGAAGCTGAGACCTGAGGGAAAACAGTCCCACGAGTACTCGTGTTTCTGTTGTGGAGAAGCCGGGGAGCTCGTCATGTGTGATCGCAAAGACTGTCCCAAAGCTTACCATCTCCTGTGTCTCAGCCTCACCAAGCCACCATACG ggcggTGGGAGTGTCCGTGGCATGACTGCAACGTGTGTGGGTCTCCAGCCTCTTCTTTGTGTGAGTTTTGCCCTCGATCTTTCTGCCCGGAGCATGAAGCAGGGTCCCTCACAGTCTCCTCACTGGACGAGCGCCGTTGTTGCTCCAATCACAACCCTTCTAACCCCCTGAGCAGCTCCCCTAGGTCCACCCAGCACCCCCCTCTGTCCCACAGCCACACCAGAGTTAAGGAGGAGCCCAACACGGAGCCTGGCCAACATGACTCAAAGTGA